A window of Desulfonauticus submarinus contains these coding sequences:
- the uvrA gene encoding excinuclease ABC subunit UvrA, protein MNKEISIYSAHQHNLKNINLNIPKEKLVVICGPSGSGKSTLAFDIIYAEGQRRYVESLSAYARQFLPKLDKPKVKKIEGLSPAIAIEQQNISKNPRSTVGTTTEIYDFLRVLFARVGEAFCPKCGNKIQSQTSDEIKKQILNLPEETKFILLAPLKENQKGSFKELFISLRKQGFIRIRIDGEIYLLDSPPNLDKNKKHTIELVVDRLILKPNIQKRLSDSLELALKMGKGLLKVFLPEPKETLFFSTHAVCPICKISLPTLTPQLFSFNSPQGACPYCSGLGHIDYFDPHLIAPDLNLSLQDKAILPWRKSKILSKYESVLKTIGKHYNFSLNTPLTKYSKKALKALFWGDKTLNWSGVIPILKELFKKDIFWKKELGLFLNTEKCPQCNGTRLKPESLCIKINNLNIFEITNMSIEQLFTFFSNICFSEQKQKIANPLIEEIKNRLKFLINVGLNYISLNRTMSSLSGGEAQRIRLASQLGTGLTGVIYVLDEPTIGLHPKDNKRLLKTLEELKNKGNTVIIVEHDEDTILKADHIIELGPQSGEKGGEVVFTGTANQLKQANTLTGKYLRKELTLPIPARRRKPKHYLFLEGVNTNNLKNINCAIPLNTLTVVTGVSGSGKSSLVIDTLYKHLALKKGQKINNPGKLKQLKGDEYIERVFIIDQSPIGRTPRSNPATYTKVFDDIRQIFANTLDSKKRGYKPSRFSFNLKGGRCEACNGDGQIKVEMHFLPDIYVTCEICKGQRYNKETLEVRYKGLNIAEVLELTVSEAKEIFSNHPAVVRKLQILEDVGLEYLKLGQPATTLSGGEAQRIKLSRELNKKHLPNTLYLLDEPTTGLHMHEVGKLINVLNQLVEKGASVILIEHNIEVIKSADFIIDLGPGGGEFGGKIVATGTPEEIKNNPDSITGKFLKF, encoded by the coding sequence ATGAATAAAGAAATCAGCATCTATTCAGCCCATCAACACAATTTAAAAAACATCAATCTCAACATTCCTAAAGAAAAATTAGTAGTTATTTGTGGACCAAGTGGTTCTGGTAAATCTACATTAGCATTTGATATAATCTATGCTGAAGGACAACGACGTTATGTAGAATCTTTATCCGCATATGCCAGACAATTTCTTCCTAAATTAGATAAACCTAAAGTCAAAAAAATAGAAGGCCTATCTCCAGCCATTGCCATAGAACAGCAAAATATTTCTAAAAATCCTCGTTCCACAGTAGGTACTACTACTGAAATCTATGACTTTTTAAGAGTCCTTTTTGCAAGAGTAGGAGAAGCATTTTGCCCCAAGTGTGGAAACAAAATACAATCTCAAACAAGTGATGAAATAAAAAAACAAATTTTAAATTTACCTGAAGAAACAAAATTTATCTTATTAGCACCTTTAAAAGAAAATCAAAAAGGCTCCTTTAAAGAACTTTTTATAAGTCTTAGAAAACAAGGATTTATCAGAATTCGTATAGATGGAGAAATTTATCTTTTAGACTCTCCTCCTAACCTAGATAAAAACAAAAAACATACTATAGAACTTGTTGTGGACCGTCTAATTTTAAAACCAAATATACAAAAAAGGCTATCAGATTCTTTAGAACTAGCTCTAAAAATGGGTAAAGGTTTATTAAAAGTATTCTTACCTGAACCTAAAGAAACTCTTTTCTTTTCCACTCATGCTGTTTGCCCTATTTGTAAAATATCTCTACCCACATTAACCCCTCAACTTTTTTCCTTTAACAGCCCACAAGGTGCTTGTCCTTATTGTTCAGGTTTAGGACACATAGATTATTTTGATCCTCACCTTATAGCTCCTGATTTAAATCTAAGCTTGCAAGATAAAGCAATTTTGCCCTGGAGAAAAAGTAAAATACTTTCTAAATATGAATCAGTATTAAAAACCATTGGGAAACATTATAATTTCTCTTTAAATACTCCTTTAACAAAGTACTCAAAAAAAGCATTAAAAGCCCTCTTTTGGGGAGATAAAACTCTAAATTGGTCAGGAGTTATTCCTATTTTAAAAGAACTTTTTAAAAAAGACATATTTTGGAAAAAAGAATTAGGGCTCTTTTTAAATACTGAGAAATGTCCACAATGTAATGGAACACGATTAAAACCAGAAAGTTTATGTATAAAGATAAATAACCTAAATATCTTTGAAATAACGAATATGTCTATAGAACAATTATTTACTTTCTTCTCTAATATTTGTTTCTCTGAGCAAAAACAAAAAATAGCTAATCCTCTTATAGAAGAAATAAAAAATCGTCTTAAATTTCTAATCAATGTAGGATTAAATTACATAAGTCTAAATAGGACCATGTCCAGCCTTTCAGGAGGAGAAGCTCAACGTATTAGATTAGCATCCCAATTAGGTACAGGTCTAACAGGAGTAATTTATGTTTTAGATGAACCTACCATAGGATTACACCCCAAAGATAATAAAAGACTTTTAAAAACTCTTGAAGAATTAAAAAATAAAGGAAATACTGTAATTATAGTAGAACACGATGAAGATACTATCCTAAAAGCTGACCATATCATAGAGTTAGGACCACAATCTGGAGAAAAAGGAGGAGAAGTAGTTTTCACAGGAACAGCAAATCAACTAAAACAAGCTAATACTCTAACAGGAAAATATTTAAGAAAAGAACTAACCTTGCCTATACCAGCTAGAAGACGAAAACCAAAACACTATCTATTTTTAGAAGGAGTTAATACTAATAATCTTAAAAATATAAATTGCGCCATTCCCTTAAACACACTTACTGTAGTAACAGGAGTGTCTGGGTCAGGAAAAAGTTCTCTAGTAATAGATACTTTATATAAACACCTTGCTTTAAAAAAAGGACAAAAAATTAATAATCCTGGGAAATTAAAACAGTTAAAAGGAGATGAGTATATTGAAAGAGTGTTTATCATAGACCAAAGTCCAATAGGAAGAACACCCAGATCAAACCCTGCTACTTATACCAAAGTTTTTGATGACATAAGACAAATATTCGCTAACACCCTTGACTCTAAAAAAAGAGGCTATAAACCATCTAGATTTAGCTTTAACTTAAAAGGCGGAAGATGTGAGGCCTGTAATGGTGACGGTCAAATAAAAGTAGAAATGCACTTCCTGCCAGACATATATGTTACTTGCGAAATTTGTAAAGGACAACGCTATAATAAAGAAACATTAGAAGTACGCTATAAAGGGCTTAATATTGCTGAAGTTTTGGAATTAACGGTTAGTGAGGCCAAAGAAATCTTTTCTAATCATCCTGCAGTAGTGAGAAAACTGCAAATTCTAGAAGATGTTGGATTAGAATATCTAAAGCTAGGTCAACCAGCTACCACACTAAGCGGAGGAGAAGCCCAACGCATTAAACTTTCAAGAGAACTTAATAAAAAACATTTACCCAATACCCTGTATCTTTTAGACGAGCCCACCACTGGTCTTCATATGCATGAAGTAGGAAAATTAATTAATGTTTTAAACCAATTGGTAGAAAAAGGAGCATCTGTAATTTTAATAGAACACAACATAGAGGTAATAAAATCTGCTGATTTTATCATTGACTTAGGCCCTGGAGGTGGAGAATTCGGGGGCAAAATAGTGGCCACAGGAACTCCCGAAGAAATAAAAAATAACCCTGATTCTATTACAGGAAAATTCTTAAAATTTTAA
- a CDS encoding ATP-binding protein, with protein sequence MTTNSVLSPKKIKKVIQEISKDKDILTTLNAIVNPILLILPNRQIVFANINFFKTFNTTAKQTVGKYIGGALGCVNTLETNETCGNTKYCLYCGMQKGFENLKTKTRFYEECHILTKNSGKIDTIDILVQGKKIYIKNQPLILVNIIDIKSKIRRFTLRNYVMSKVIDSISAIKLSMEIASEKCDDDFLSQGLEEINRLIENLKKFKIIVFAEDKSLDKKVSFFSSFDVLKASINTILSYRSSWIERIKIVDQCEKINFWSDFSLIKIILENFLLNALEYSHDDVWCGIKKQGTNILFWVKNKGIINEETEAKLFKPIASEHGLLTGYGTYLAKLLGEGVLNGKVWLETNPENQDITFFLKLPESENHPELNE encoded by the coding sequence ATGACAACTAACTCTGTCCTTTCACCTAAAAAAATCAAAAAAGTAATCCAAGAAATTAGTAAAGATAAAGATATTCTTACAACTCTAAATGCAATTGTAAACCCCATACTTTTAATCCTGCCAAATCGTCAAATCGTATTCGCCAACATCAATTTTTTTAAAACATTTAATACTACTGCAAAACAAACTGTGGGGAAATATATTGGAGGAGCATTAGGATGTGTAAATACACTGGAAACAAATGAAACATGTGGAAATACAAAATATTGTCTTTATTGTGGAATGCAAAAAGGATTTGAAAACCTTAAAACAAAAACTAGATTCTACGAGGAATGCCATATACTCACTAAAAATAGTGGCAAAATTGATACTATTGATATCCTTGTTCAAGGAAAAAAAATTTATATTAAAAATCAACCTTTAATTTTAGTTAATATAATAGATATAAAAAGCAAAATAAGAAGATTTACTCTTAGAAATTATGTAATGAGTAAAGTAATAGATTCCATATCTGCTATAAAATTATCTATGGAAATAGCTTCTGAAAAATGTGATGATGATTTTTTAAGTCAAGGTTTAGAAGAAATAAACAGACTTATTGAAAACCTTAAAAAATTTAAAATCATTGTATTTGCGGAGGATAAAAGTTTAGATAAAAAAGTATCTTTTTTCTCTTCCTTTGACGTACTAAAAGCTAGCATAAATACAATTTTATCCTATCGAAGCAGTTGGATAGAAAGAATTAAGATCGTTGATCAGTGCGAAAAAATAAACTTCTGGTCAGACTTTAGTTTAATTAAAATTATTTTAGAAAATTTTTTATTAAATGCTTTGGAGTATAGTCATGACGATGTATGGTGTGGGATTAAAAAGCAAGGTACAAATATTTTATTTTGGGTAAAAAATAAAGGTATAATTAATGAAGAAACAGAAGCTAAACTATTCAAACCCATAGCAAGTGAACATGGTCTTCTTACTGGATATGGAACTTATTTAGCTAAGTTATTAGGAGAAGGTGTTTTAAATGGAAAAGTATGGCTAGAAACTAATCCAGAAAATCAAGATATAACATTCTTTTTAAAACTCCCAGAGTCCGAAAACCATCCAGAATTAAATGAATAA
- the hypF gene encoding carbamoyltransferase HypF yields the protein MTRKQIIVNGRVQGVGFRPFVYRLAKELGLTGWVKNSSLGVVIEIQGEERSLDKFIYNLQNKLPRLAKIVDLKVKDIDFCREESEFNIVLSQKGDGHNVLISPDVCICDDCKKDIFDPNNRRYLYPFTNCTNCGPRYTITYSIPYDRAKTSMSCFPMCEKCFAEYKDPLDRRFHAQPNACPECGPHVWLVNRKGELLEERENALRKVAELLLNGKVIAIKGLGGFHLACDAKNSEAVLELRKRKNRPHKSLAVMVDNLQDVKVICEVNDFEANVLTSPAHPIVVLQRKNCFLNEYLAPDTNTLGVMLPYTPLHFILFKFLKELGEDLPVLVMTSGNSSSEPISLGNREAFSRLSHIADFFLFHNRDILIRCDDSVVALNREKKLFFRRARGYVPTPIFLAQKGKCVLGVGPELKNTICVIKQDQAFVSQHIGDLKNLETYKFFLETIEHLQKILEVKPELIVCDLHPDYLSTNFAQEQKEIPILSLQHHFAHIYSLVAENKIESPVLAWALDGTGLGEDGNLWGAELIYVDPNKGEHYRLATFDPIPLPGGEKAVLEPWRIAYALLWKIGEDLGYNWKWKKEFFKAEKIIFEMLEKGVNCPLSSSLGRFLDGVASLLGLVNVISYEGQGPILLEKIQSNIDCQETYDWNFFEKKGLVYVDTLFLFKQVLVDFKNKVSFAVISKKLHSTLIKLLVNLGHDLAKKMNIKYLGFSGGVMQNRTFSFLLPEETKKKGLIPLIHTKLPPNDGSISLGQAFYGQIKLRNTNFN from the coding sequence GTGACTAGAAAACAGATAATTGTCAATGGAAGAGTTCAAGGAGTTGGTTTTAGACCTTTTGTATATCGTCTTGCTAAAGAGCTTGGGTTAACAGGTTGGGTGAAAAATTCTTCTTTAGGAGTGGTTATAGAAATTCAAGGTGAGGAACGGTCTTTAGATAAGTTTATATATAACCTGCAAAACAAACTTCCTCGTCTTGCTAAGATAGTAGATTTAAAGGTTAAGGATATAGATTTTTGTAGAGAAGAGAGCGAGTTTAATATTGTTTTAAGTCAAAAAGGAGATGGTCATAATGTTTTAATTAGTCCAGATGTTTGTATTTGTGATGATTGTAAAAAAGATATTTTTGATCCTAATAATAGAAGATATTTATATCCTTTTACAAATTGTACTAATTGTGGCCCTCGGTATACAATTACTTATTCTATTCCTTATGATAGAGCTAAAACATCTATGTCTTGTTTTCCTATGTGTGAAAAGTGTTTTGCTGAATATAAAGATCCCTTGGATAGGAGATTTCATGCACAGCCAAATGCATGTCCAGAATGTGGTCCTCATGTGTGGTTGGTCAATAGAAAAGGTGAGCTTTTAGAAGAAAGAGAAAATGCGTTGAGAAAGGTAGCTGAACTTTTACTAAATGGGAAGGTTATAGCTATAAAAGGACTGGGAGGATTTCATTTAGCTTGTGATGCAAAAAATTCTGAGGCTGTTTTAGAACTTAGAAAACGTAAAAACAGACCACATAAATCTTTGGCTGTAATGGTAGATAATCTTCAAGATGTTAAAGTAATTTGCGAGGTTAATGATTTTGAGGCCAATGTCCTAACAAGTCCCGCTCATCCTATTGTGGTTTTGCAAAGAAAAAATTGTTTTTTAAATGAATATTTAGCCCCAGATACAAATACATTGGGAGTAATGCTTCCCTACACTCCTTTACATTTTATTTTGTTTAAATTTTTAAAAGAATTGGGAGAAGACTTGCCTGTGTTAGTAATGACTTCAGGAAATAGTTCGTCAGAACCTATTTCTTTAGGCAATAGAGAAGCGTTTTCTAGATTAAGTCACATTGCTGATTTTTTTCTTTTTCATAATAGAGATATTTTAATTAGGTGTGATGATAGTGTGGTGGCTTTGAATAGAGAAAAAAAACTTTTTTTTCGTAGAGCAAGAGGATATGTTCCTACGCCTATTTTTTTGGCTCAAAAAGGAAAATGTGTATTAGGAGTAGGTCCTGAATTAAAAAATACTATTTGCGTCATTAAGCAAGATCAAGCCTTTGTGTCCCAGCATATAGGAGATTTAAAAAATCTGGAAACATATAAGTTTTTTTTAGAAACAATAGAACACTTGCAAAAGATTCTAGAAGTTAAGCCTGAACTTATTGTGTGCGACTTACATCCAGATTATTTAAGCACTAACTTTGCTCAAGAACAGAAAGAAATACCTATTCTTTCTCTTCAGCATCATTTTGCTCATATTTATTCATTAGTGGCTGAAAATAAAATAGAAAGTCCTGTGCTTGCTTGGGCCCTTGATGGAACGGGCCTTGGTGAAGATGGTAATCTTTGGGGGGCTGAGCTTATTTATGTAGATCCTAATAAAGGAGAGCACTATAGATTGGCTACATTTGATCCCATACCGTTGCCAGGAGGAGAAAAAGCAGTTTTAGAGCCGTGGAGAATTGCATATGCTTTGCTTTGGAAAATAGGAGAAGATTTAGGTTATAACTGGAAATGGAAAAAAGAGTTTTTTAAGGCAGAAAAAATAATTTTTGAGATGTTAGAAAAAGGTGTTAATTGTCCTCTTTCGTCTAGTTTGGGGAGATTTTTAGATGGAGTGGCTTCTTTGCTTGGATTGGTAAATGTAATTTCCTATGAAGGACAAGGGCCAATTTTACTAGAAAAGATTCAAAGTAATATAGATTGCCAAGAAACATACGATTGGAATTTTTTTGAAAAAAAAGGTTTAGTTTATGTTGATACATTATTCCTTTTTAAACAAGTTCTAGTAGATTTTAAAAACAAAGTTTCTTTTGCTGTTATTAGTAAAAAGCTACATTCTACACTTATTAAACTTTTAGTTAATTTAGGACATGATTTGGCTAAAAAAATGAATATAAAATATTTAGGGTTTAGTGGTGGTGTTATGCAAAACAGAACTTTTTCTTTCTTGCTTCCTGAAGAAACAAAAAAGAAAGGTCTTATTCCTCTTATACATACTAAACTTCCACCTAATGATGGCAGTATTTCGTTGGGACAAGCATTTTATGGTCAGATTAAATTAAGAAACACTAATTTTAATTAG
- a CDS encoding glycosyltransferase family 9 protein translates to MKKKILVINLTRFGDLIQTQPLISLLTKKEHAEVGLCCLENFSEVACFLKDISNIYPFPGGLILSHLDDLHQNKWPFAFKVLLDFVQTIKEEFSPSEVINLTPSLPARLLTLLLTQKARGFLLDKFGFGLYSNDWAAFLQASSAFRNCSPLNLVDLNIGIADNKRTYFSPLKLQAPFFSEVKRWKNKLENTVYHSQFIGFQLGASDNKRRWPLDYFVQLGRICYQKLDYVPVLVGSKSEIELGNRFAQKADFPYVNLIGKTSLKDLGSILKIIKFLITNDTGTMHLAAGLKTRVIAIFLATAQAWDTGPYLENSICLEPNLNCHPCSFKFKCTNYICRKKITPDVVFKFIKKFDIENIRVNSVRAYRTCFKNNFYSLNKLSTTDTRFYFMKFSQEIYLSFLLNRKLICIENIKINYRDELKNELKEIVSYFLIFKEYLNMIRSSSLFFKQQKVYKIYNKLNMVLDKSKFFSPLYHLWLIHSQQNSKGIESLLSITDRYFSFWNTVLNKI, encoded by the coding sequence ATGAAAAAGAAGATTCTTGTCATAAATTTGACTAGATTTGGAGATTTGATCCAGACGCAACCGCTTATTTCTTTACTTACTAAAAAGGAACACGCAGAAGTCGGTTTATGTTGTCTTGAAAATTTTTCAGAAGTAGCTTGTTTTTTAAAAGATATTTCAAATATTTATCCTTTTCCTGGGGGATTGATTTTATCCCACTTAGATGATCTTCATCAAAATAAATGGCCTTTTGCTTTTAAAGTTCTTTTAGATTTTGTTCAAACAATAAAGGAAGAATTTTCTCCTTCAGAAGTAATTAATTTGACACCTTCTTTACCTGCTAGATTGTTAACTTTGTTATTGACTCAAAAGGCAAGAGGTTTTTTATTAGATAAATTTGGCTTTGGTCTATATAGCAATGATTGGGCAGCTTTTTTACAAGCTTCTTCTGCATTTAGAAATTGTTCTCCTTTGAATTTGGTAGACTTAAATATTGGTATTGCAGATAATAAAAGAACATATTTTTCTCCTTTAAAATTACAAGCTCCCTTTTTTTCAGAAGTTAAGAGATGGAAAAATAAATTAGAAAATACTGTTTATCATAGTCAATTTATTGGTTTTCAACTAGGGGCTAGTGATAATAAACGGAGATGGCCTTTAGATTATTTTGTTCAATTAGGAAGAATATGCTATCAAAAATTAGACTATGTTCCTGTGTTAGTTGGGAGTAAAAGTGAAATAGAGTTGGGTAACAGGTTTGCTCAGAAAGCTGATTTTCCTTATGTTAATTTAATAGGTAAAACCTCTTTAAAAGATTTAGGTAGTATTTTAAAAATAATAAAATTTCTTATAACCAATGATACAGGAACAATGCACTTGGCAGCAGGACTAAAGACAAGAGTTATTGCTATTTTTTTGGCTACAGCCCAAGCTTGGGATACAGGACCTTATTTAGAAAATTCAATCTGTTTAGAACCAAACTTAAACTGTCATCCTTGTTCTTTTAAATTTAAATGTACCAATTATATTTGTAGAAAGAAAATTACTCCTGATGTTGTTTTTAAGTTTATTAAAAAATTTGATATTGAGAATATAAGAGTTAATTCTGTTAGAGCGTATCGAACTTGTTTTAAAAATAATTTTTATTCTTTAAATAAGTTGTCAACTACTGATACTAGATTTTATTTTATGAAATTTTCTCAAGAAATATATCTTTCCTTTCTTTTAAATAGAAAATTAATTTGTATAGAAAATATAAAAATAAATTATAGAGACGAATTAAAGAATGAGTTAAAAGAAATAGTTTCTTATTTTTTGATTTTTAAAGAATATTTAAATATGATTAGATCTTCTTCTTTATTTTTTAAACAACAAAAAGTGTATAAGATATATAATAAATTAAATATGGTTTTAGATAAAAGTAAATTTTTTTCCCCTCTATATCATCTTTGGTTAATCCATTCTCAACAAAATTCTAAAGGCATAGAATCTCTTCTTTCTATTACCGATAGATATTTTTCTTTTTGGAATACAGTCCTAAATAAGATTTAA
- the tadA gene encoding tRNA adenosine(34) deaminase TadA — MLFLQSVDYRSLMNQALKEAKKAMQKEEIPVGAVIWDIKQNSIISSAHNLSISLCNPTAHAEILAIEKAAQKIKNYRLTNCILVVTLEPCIMCLGAIVQARLEGVIFGAKDPKSGAICSSLDYTKLKGLNHSFWVIKGVLAKESASLLQHFFRAKRKGEVPKWS; from the coding sequence ATGTTATTTTTACAAAGTGTAGATTACCGCTCTTTAATGAATCAAGCTCTTAAAGAAGCTAAAAAAGCAATGCAAAAAGAAGAAATTCCTGTAGGAGCGGTTATTTGGGATATAAAACAAAATTCCATTATATCCTCAGCTCACAACTTATCTATCTCTCTTTGCAACCCCACAGCTCATGCAGAAATCTTAGCCATTGAAAAGGCTGCTCAAAAAATTAAAAATTATAGGCTTACTAATTGCATTTTAGTTGTAACCCTAGAACCCTGCATTATGTGTTTAGGTGCAATAGTACAAGCTAGGTTAGAAGGAGTAATTTTTGGAGCAAAAGATCCTAAAAGTGGAGCAATTTGTTCTTCTCTTGACTACACAAAACTAAAAGGCTTAAATCACTCTTTCTGGGTTATAAAAGGAGTTTTAGCAAAAGAAAGTGCTTCTTTACTTCAACATTTTTTTAGAGCTAAAAGAAAAGGAGAGGTACCGAAGTGGTCGTAA
- a CDS encoding phosphoribosylformylglycinamidine synthase subunit PurQ, whose translation MAQAKVLVITGYGTNCERESAYAAKKAGADEVQICFFSDLIQEKINIQKFNFLIFPGGFLDGDDLGAAQAAAIRWKYSKTISGKSLKKELESFLKENKIILGICNGFQLLAKLGLLPALNNNYFERQVSLSYNDSAKFEDRWVYLKINPQSPCIFTKDLDFLYLPVRHGEGKVIPFNKEILTKIQKNNLIALQYMDPKTKSPTEKYPENPNGSPLGIAGLTDPSGRILGLMPHPEAYNHRTNHPAWTRNISSPLGTVIFEKGIEYLKSS comes from the coding sequence ATGGCTCAAGCAAAAGTTTTAGTGATCACAGGATATGGAACCAACTGCGAAAGAGAAAGTGCCTATGCAGCAAAAAAAGCAGGTGCTGATGAAGTGCAAATTTGTTTTTTTTCTGACCTTATTCAAGAAAAAATTAACATTCAAAAATTTAACTTTCTCATCTTTCCTGGGGGATTTTTAGATGGAGATGATTTAGGAGCAGCTCAAGCTGCTGCTATTCGTTGGAAATATTCAAAAACTATTTCAGGAAAATCACTAAAAAAAGAATTAGAATCCTTTTTAAAAGAAAATAAAATAATTCTAGGAATCTGCAATGGCTTCCAACTATTAGCCAAGCTAGGCCTTTTGCCTGCTTTAAATAACAACTACTTTGAACGACAGGTAAGTCTAAGTTATAATGACTCTGCTAAATTTGAAGATAGATGGGTTTATCTAAAAATAAACCCTCAAAGTCCGTGTATTTTTACCAAAGACCTAGACTTTTTATATCTGCCTGTACGTCATGGAGAAGGAAAAGTTATTCCCTTTAACAAAGAAATATTAACAAAAATCCAAAAAAATAATTTAATCGCCCTTCAATACATGGATCCTAAAACAAAAAGCCCTACAGAAAAATATCCAGAAAATCCTAATGGTTCTCCTTTAGGCATTGCTGGCCTAACAGATCCATCTGGAAGAATTTTAGGGCTTATGCCTCACCCAGAAGCCTATAATCATCGCACTAATCATCCAGCATGGACAAGAAATATCTCATCTCCATTAGGAACAGTAATATTTGAAAAAGGCATAGAATATTTAAAGTCAAGTTAA
- a CDS encoding STAS domain-containing protein, producing the protein MAEQEITLTLEGDIVSNKAQEIKDAIAGAIDKDAQGIQLVLDLSKVSYVDSIGIGILIATHNSLKNKGGKLKIINASDDIKNLFKTMRLDKHIEIS; encoded by the coding sequence ATGGCTGAGCAAGAAATTACTCTAACCCTTGAGGGGGATATAGTCTCTAATAAAGCACAAGAAATTAAAGACGCTATTGCAGGTGCAATTGATAAAGACGCACAAGGTATTCAGTTAGTTTTAGATTTAAGTAAAGTTTCTTATGTAGATTCTATTGGGATAGGTATTTTAATAGCTACCCATAATTCTTTGAAAAATAAAGGAGGTAAATTAAAAATTATTAATGCCTCTGATGATATAAAAAATCTTTTTAAAACAATGAGGTTAGATAAACATATAGAAATATCTTGA